A genomic stretch from Bifidobacterium sp. ESL0769 includes:
- the sepH gene encoding septation protein SepH, producing MPISSVADARFDHVDEDGELVFVSKGLRFRIPVDDTLEHAILEARQILSEADEASNPGLAQTLPISSIQALIRAGAQPEKVAEKYGLSQALVRRFSAAVETEKQYAIEQFLAVSAPKGSKVHSVEELIARTLAAARIGMESVKWGATRRGREPWMITATFSTQRNRIRAEWTWNMHDNTVECQNAAAQILLGERDTTRQSERSDSRAENASAQSENSGQSWENAEETPSSAAQASLQEHKNETMTSSEFAPSRPLPGNSVRSARIASTVASMQERDESPSQTAKPYATDDSAYQGGRQQDSADDGYVSLPYPAPVLNPQPTSENSPMSDSTDMATVPVDALSSLPLPDRTPAAQPQIFTASRDEARTSNDRSGTAGNANERQSSKGTNESQHHDEHKHNKRRSGRSAVPSWDEILFGE from the coding sequence ATGCCAATCAGTTCAGTTGCGGATGCTCGGTTCGACCATGTCGACGAGGATGGCGAGCTGGTGTTCGTTTCGAAGGGATTGAGGTTCCGTATACCGGTGGACGACACACTGGAACATGCCATCTTAGAGGCACGTCAGATCTTAAGCGAAGCCGATGAGGCGAGCAACCCAGGACTGGCACAAACCCTACCGATTTCAAGCATTCAGGCACTTATTCGTGCTGGCGCTCAACCCGAAAAAGTAGCCGAGAAATACGGTCTGAGCCAAGCGTTGGTACGACGTTTTTCGGCCGCCGTAGAGACGGAAAAACAATACGCCATCGAGCAGTTTCTGGCGGTTTCGGCACCGAAAGGAAGCAAGGTTCATTCCGTCGAAGAGCTCATCGCACGCACACTCGCAGCCGCTCGCATAGGTATGGAATCGGTCAAGTGGGGTGCGACACGCCGGGGGCGCGAGCCATGGATGATTACGGCGACATTCAGCACCCAGCGCAATCGCATACGCGCCGAGTGGACCTGGAACATGCACGATAACACCGTCGAATGTCAGAACGCGGCGGCGCAGATACTGCTCGGCGAAAGGGACACGACGCGGCAGTCCGAACGCTCGGATAGCAGGGCGGAAAATGCCAGTGCACAAAGCGAAAATTCAGGCCAGTCCTGGGAAAACGCCGAGGAAACGCCATCCTCCGCAGCACAAGCTTCACTGCAAGAACACAAAAACGAGACGATGACCAGCTCAGAATTCGCGCCGAGTCGACCGTTGCCCGGCAACTCCGTACGTTCTGCGCGAATTGCCAGCACTGTGGCCTCGATGCAGGAACGGGACGAGAGCCCATCGCAGACAGCCAAACCGTATGCGACCGACGATTCGGCTTATCAAGGCGGCAGACAACAGGATTCGGCAGATGATGGCTACGTGTCGTTGCCTTACCCCGCACCGGTTCTCAACCCACAGCCAACTTCAGAAAACTCGCCAATGTCGGATTCCACAGACATGGCAACTGTGCCGGTCGACGCCCTGTCGTCGTTGCCGCTGCCGGACCGCACACCCGCGGCGCAGCCACAGATATTCACTGCGTCCAGAGACGAAGCACGAACAAGTAATGATCGTTCCGGCACTGCCGGAAATGCCAATGAGCGGCAAAGCAGCAAAGGCACGAACGAAAGCCAACATCACGACGAACACAAGCACAACAAACGTAGGTCAGGTCGTTCCGCAGTTCCCAGCTGGGACGAAATCCTCTTCGGAGAGTGA
- a CDS encoding nucleotide pyrophosphatase/phosphodiesterase family protein, whose product MSVEVEPMDELLKFRQIDAYSSSRHISAVLPALSAAIGHPMPTSIHPDPEAARVALGFPKADSAVVVLVDGLGFWNLAMRAGHAPYLRGLMNKECNAKPIATCIPSTTPIVMGAFGTGTCPGMTGMTGFTQRNAETGEVCQLISFAGAPDPEDLQQQPTIFERLVADGVRVTSVGLPKFAHSALTRAALRGPEYKGSQHEELRVRAAIKAAAKPGITYYYIDAVDKAGHHHGPFSEEWATALENTDEQLKSLRRGLKPGTLMVVVADHGMVEVDFDHQIDIANRENLTRDVALVAGEPRMTMLYAEPGADIDAMVKRWREELADRAEVFTRGEAIERGLYGDVEARVNPLLGDVIVCAKGNATIVDSRTQSEGAMDLLGVHGSLTHLEREIPCLIDVA is encoded by the coding sequence ATGAGTGTTGAAGTCGAGCCTATGGATGAACTGCTGAAATTCCGCCAAATCGATGCGTATAGCAGCAGCCGTCATATTTCCGCTGTGCTGCCGGCTTTGAGCGCTGCCATCGGCCATCCGATGCCGACTTCTATCCATCCCGATCCCGAGGCGGCAAGGGTTGCGTTGGGCTTTCCGAAGGCTGATTCCGCGGTCGTCGTTTTGGTGGACGGCCTGGGCTTCTGGAACCTTGCCATGCGCGCAGGTCACGCCCCGTATCTGCGTGGTTTGATGAATAAAGAATGTAATGCAAAACCAATAGCGACCTGTATTCCCAGCACAACTCCGATTGTCATGGGTGCGTTCGGCACCGGCACCTGCCCAGGCATGACGGGCATGACCGGTTTCACCCAGCGAAATGCAGAAACAGGGGAGGTGTGCCAACTCATCAGTTTCGCCGGTGCACCCGATCCGGAGGACTTGCAACAGCAACCCACGATTTTCGAACGTCTTGTGGCAGACGGCGTGCGCGTCACCAGCGTGGGTCTGCCCAAATTCGCTCATTCGGCCCTCACCCGTGCCGCCTTGCGAGGCCCGGAATATAAGGGATCGCAACACGAAGAGCTCCGTGTGCGTGCCGCTATCAAAGCCGCCGCCAAACCGGGAATCACGTATTACTATATCGATGCCGTCGATAAGGCCGGGCATCACCATGGTCCATTCAGCGAGGAATGGGCAACGGCTTTGGAAAACACGGATGAGCAGTTGAAGTCGTTGAGACGTGGCCTGAAACCCGGCACCCTGATGGTGGTCGTCGCCGACCACGGCATGGTTGAGGTTGATTTTGACCATCAGATCGATATCGCAAATCGGGAGAATCTGACGCGCGATGTGGCGTTGGTTGCCGGTGAACCGCGTATGACCATGCTATATGCCGAACCGGGTGCGGATATTGATGCCATGGTCAAACGTTGGCGTGAGGAATTGGCCGATCGTGCGGAAGTTTTCACGCGCGGTGAGGCCATTGAACGCGGTCTATACGGCGATGTCGAAGCGCGTGTGAACCCGTTGCTCGGCGACGTCATCGTTTGTGCCAAAGGCAACGCCACGATTGTGGATTCACGTACCCAAAGTGAAGGGGCGATGGACCTTCTTGGCGTTCATGGCTCGCTCACGCATCTCGAGCGCGAAATTCCGTGCCTGATTGATGTGGCCTAA